The segment GGAATATATTCCGGCACGACCACTGGTTTGCCAAATTCGTTGAGCGCGACAAAGGTAAGATAAGCAGAACTGGTATGCTGGCGTTCGCCGGTAAGCAAATTCTCCGACCACACTTTGACGCCGATTTCCATCGAGGTATGAAACGCACGATTGAGTGCGGCTTTGATGATGATCAAGTCTCCAACTTTAACGGGGTGGCGAAATTCCAGGGAATCGACGCTGGCGGTTACAACCGCGCGGTGGCAGTGGCGGGAGGCGGCAACGGCTGCGGCAATGTCAATCAAGTGCATGACTTTGCCGCCAAGAATATTGCCCAGCAGGTTGGCGTCATTGGGCAGCACGATTTCCGACATTTCCGCGGTTGTGGAGGCGGCAAACTCTCTTTGGTTATCTTCGAGGGGCGCTGAAAAACTCATGGGCTGAGGTGAATCTCCATGCCTTCGCGCGCGGCAAAGGCGTGCTTGAAAAGGGTGCGGGCATACTCCTCGATGTGATCCATATCCTCATCCGTATGGCGCGGGTTATGGTGAAACAAAATCAACTTTCCGACTTTTGCTTTCTGCGCGACTTCGCAGGCCATGTCGATCGTGCTATGGCCGAAGCCTTGCGTGGGAAAATGCGGATTGGAATATTGCTCTTGCGTATATTGCGCATCGTGAATTAACACGTCTGCGCCGCGCGCAAATTCGATCAAGCGCGAGTCGCCGCCGGTATAACCTTCGATGTCCGTCGCATAGACCACGCGCTTGCCATTGTTCGTGATTTTAAAAATGAACACCCCGTCTTTGGGATGGGCGTAGCTGCGCAAAATGCTGACGAGCAAATCGCCGGTTTGCGCCGCCGGCAACTCTTCATGCGCGTCGTAAATTTTAGGGGCTTTGTCGGAATTGCGGTAAAGCAAACGATCAGAATCCGCCAAATTTTCTATGCTTTTCTGCGCATTCAATTCTTCCAACCGTACCGGGCAATAACGCGCCGTCATCGTCAATGAGATGCTGTCGCGCAAATCTTCTCCCAAGAGTTGCGGCCCGTAAACGTACAAACGCGTTTTGCTCGAATAGGCCGGCAGGAAGAACGGCAATGCCTGAATATGATCGTGGTGAGTATGGCTCAACAGGACGGTGATCGTGAGCGGCTCGTGAACCGCGGACGGGGTCGCCTTCAGCGCTCGTTGATATTCCGACATCAGCAAGTCGCCCAGGCCAATCAGC is part of the Cytophagia bacterium CHB2 genome and harbors:
- a CDS encoding acyl-CoA thioesterase, coding for MSFSAPLEDNQREFAASTTAEMSEIVLPNDANLLGNILGGKVMHLIDIAAAVAASRHCHRAVVTASVDSLEFRHPVKVGDLIIIKAALNRAFHTSMEIGVKVWSENLLTGERQHTSSAYLTFVALNEFGKPVVVPEYIPITDAEKRRWHEAEVRRATRLQVKNKIAKME
- a CDS encoding MBL fold metallo-hydrolase; the protein is MASNDNPTAGQAQSQYRSEQQTKRDPAQPMPEELWIRFWGVRGSYPVPGPNTVKYGGNTSCVEIRNAFHRIILDAGTGLIGLGDLLMSEYQRALKATPSAVHEPLTITVLLSHTHHDHIQALPFFLPAYSSKTRLYVYGPQLLGEDLRDSISLTMTARYCPVRLEELNAQKSIENLADSDRLLYRNSDKAPKIYDAHEELPAAQTGDLLVSILRSYAHPKDGVFIFKITNNGKRVVYATDIEGYTGGDSRLIEFARGADVLIHDAQYTQEQYSNPHFPTQGFGHSTIDMACEVAQKAKVGKLILFHHNPRHTDEDMDHIEEYARTLFKHAFAAREGMEIHLSP